One Alphaproteobacteria bacterium DNA segment encodes these proteins:
- a CDS encoding ABC transporter ATP-binding protein: MLDARNISVARKNAPLLAFPNLSVEFDDRVVLLGPSGCGKTTLLSVIAGLLRPTSGTVNFHVRDVYAMSPRARDKWRGRNVGCVFQTLHLLPALTLRQNIALAADMAGTARYEDRIDELLATLGLAEKAHRKPDALSQGEQQRAAIARAVLNKPQLLLADEPTSALDEANADAVMDLLVAQAAETKAALVVATHDTRILSRFTKIIRLDARVKEIA, translated from the coding sequence ATGCTTGATGCACGTAACATATCCGTGGCGCGGAAAAATGCGCCGCTGCTGGCCTTTCCCAATTTATCCGTTGAATTCGATGACCGTGTTGTATTGCTGGGCCCGTCCGGCTGCGGCAAGACGACGCTGCTGTCCGTGATTGCGGGGCTGCTGCGCCCGACATCCGGAACGGTCAATTTCCATGTGCGCGATGTCTATGCCATGTCGCCCCGCGCGCGCGACAAATGGCGGGGCAGGAATGTGGGCTGTGTATTCCAGACGCTACACCTGCTGCCTGCGCTGACACTACGGCAGAATATCGCCCTTGCCGCCGATATGGCCGGCACGGCGCGGTACGAAGACAGGATCGACGAATTGCTGGCAACGCTTGGCCTTGCCGAGAAAGCGCATCGCAAGCCGGATGCGCTCAGCCAGGGCGAGCAGCAGCGCGCCGCCATTGCCCGCGCGGTGCTGAACAAGCCGCAACTGCTGCTGGCCGACGAGCCGACCTCCGCACTTGACGAGGCCAATGCCGATGCGGTGATGGATTTGCTGGTCGCGCAGGCGGCGGAGACGAAAGCCGCGCTGGTCGTCGCCACGCATGACACCCGCATCCTGTCCCGTTTCACCAAAATCATCCGCCTTGATGCGCGGGTGAAGGAGATCGCATGA
- the pepE gene encoding dipeptidase PepE, with amino-acid sequence MSDLTKDFGASAPKAKAEPNRDNINLLLLSNGALAQKRNETIQELFGASPENPKTIMYVAYALGDQDAALARTKAWMEPLGINVISAHQQADPVAALAKVDGVFVTGGNTFRLLDKLQKTGLLEAIRDKAFEGFPYMGASAGINVTGLTIMTTNDMPIVQPRDMNAMGLVPFQINPHYVDGKFYYEEDGKIIPYAGESRADRLNQYHEENSTPIIGVREGSALRVRGNSIELLGGKVAHVFEQGKPNTVTTDDKVLSAFMSPAKPQTPAATAPKPPKP; translated from the coding sequence ATGTCCGATCTGACCAAAGATTTCGGCGCTTCCGCACCCAAGGCAAAGGCAGAACCGAACCGCGACAACATCAACCTCCTCCTTCTCAGCAACGGCGCGCTCGCGCAAAAGCGTAACGAGACCATCCAGGAATTGTTCGGCGCATCGCCCGAAAATCCCAAGACGATAATGTATGTCGCCTATGCGCTGGGCGATCAGGATGCGGCATTGGCGCGCACAAAAGCATGGATGGAGCCGCTCGGCATCAACGTCATTTCCGCGCATCAGCAGGCCGACCCTGTCGCCGCGTTGGCAAAGGTGGACGGTGTGTTCGTGACGGGCGGCAACACGTTCCGCCTTCTCGACAAACTACAAAAAACCGGCCTGCTCGAAGCCATTCGCGACAAGGCATTCGAGGGCTTCCCCTATATGGGCGCAAGCGCCGGCATCAACGTGACCGGCCTGACCATCATGACCACCAACGACATGCCGATCGTGCAGCCGCGCGACATGAACGCAATGGGCCTTGTGCCGTTCCAGATCAACCCGCATTACGTCGATGGCAAATTCTATTACGAGGAAGACGGCAAGATCATTCCCTATGCCGGTGAAAGCCGCGCCGACCGCCTGAACCAGTATCACGAAGAAAACAGCACGCCCATCATCGGCGTGCGCGAAGGATCGGCCTTGCGCGTGCGCGGTAACTCCATCGAATTACTGGGCGGCAAAGTCGCTCATGTCTTCGAACAGGGCAAGCCAAATACCGTCACAACTGATGACAAGGTTTTAAGCGCATTTATGTCACCCGCCAAGCCCCAAACACCCGCCGCGACTGCGCCGAAGCCGCCCAAGCCTTAA
- a CDS encoding sel1 repeat family protein produces MKKFSILSAVILAATLSSCAAPRQQASDAPLDTPAQVEERVRQAETGDIKAQEELCSIAPSSNSLYKPADVGLRMCEMAAAQGSIYAMLDASSRYEMGMGVETDHTKSYEWLKRATETKPQPGDIYQAEAYGSMAEVQELGLLGKKPDQRAAFNWHLKAAKLDWPNSYHRLAHMYEAGIGTRQDFGAAAKWFQRAAENGNCASAHSLATLYLKGLGVPRDLNKAYFWDTIGTKLEKKNAACVPPGSVFPYNSYASDAQLKTVDAEISTWEAEKEQQK; encoded by the coding sequence ATGAAAAAGTTTTCCATCCTCTCCGCTGTCATCCTTGCGGCCACGCTGTCTTCTTGCGCCGCACCGCGGCAGCAGGCATCCGATGCGCCGCTTGACACGCCGGCACAGGTGGAGGAACGCGTCCGTCAGGCGGAAACCGGCGATATCAAAGCGCAGGAAGAACTGTGCTCCATTGCACCGTCCAGTAACTCACTCTACAAACCTGCCGATGTGGGGCTGCGCATGTGCGAAATGGCCGCAGCGCAGGGCAGCATTTACGCGATGCTCGATGCCAGCTCCCGCTATGAAATGGGGATGGGTGTCGAAACCGATCACACCAAGTCTTATGAATGGCTCAAACGTGCAACGGAAACCAAGCCCCAGCCGGGTGATATCTATCAGGCAGAGGCTTATGGCAGCATGGCAGAAGTCCAAGAACTGGGCCTGCTTGGTAAAAAGCCCGACCAGCGCGCCGCCTTCAACTGGCATCTGAAAGCTGCCAAGCTGGACTGGCCAAACTCCTACCACCGCCTTGCCCACATGTATGAGGCCGGCATCGGTACACGGCAGGATTTCGGCGCGGCGGCAAAGTGGTTCCAGAGGGCGGCGGAAAACGGAAACTGCGCTTCGGCGCACAGCCTTGCGACACTTTACCTCAAGGGCCTTGGCGTGCCCCGTGACCTGAACAAGGCCTATTTCTGGGATACAATAGGCACGAAGCTGGAGAAAAAGAACGCCGCCTGCGTTCCGCCCGGCAGCGTGTTCCCCTATAACAGCTACGCATCCGATGCACAGTTAAAGACTGTGGATGCCGAAATATCGACTTGGGAAGCTGAAAAAGAACAGCAGAAATAA